The DNA window AACGCGCGATCGGTGCCCAGCAGCGCTTCCACGCTCATCGCGGCCGTGAGATCGGCGACGTCGAGCAGGCGGTTCAGGTCCGCGGCGGCCAGCACGAGCATGCCGAGCATCCCGTCCGTGCCGTTGGTGAGCGCGAGCCCTTCCTTCTCGGCGAGCACGACCGGCTCGATCCCGGCCGCCTCCAGCGCGATCGCGGCCGGGACCCGCTGGCCCGCCTTGTCGAACACCTCGCCCTCGCCCATGAGCGCGAGCGCGACGGCGGCGAGCGGGGCGAGATCGCCCGAGCAGCCGAGCGATCCGTACTCGTGCACGACCGGCACGATCCCGGCGTTGATCATCGCGGCGAGCGCGGCCGCGGTACCGGGGCGGACCCCGGTGTACCCGGTGGTGAGCGTGCGCAGGCGCAGCAACATCAGCGCGCGCACCACCTCGGGCTCGACAGCGGGTCCGGCACCGGCGGCGTGCGACCGGATGAGCGAACGCTGCAGCGCGGTCCGGCTCTCGGTCGGGATGTGCCGCGTGGCGAGCGCGCCGAACCCGGTCGAAACGCCGTACGTGGGCTCGGTGGCCTCGGCCAGCGCTTCGATGTGCTGTCGGGTCGCGCCGAGGTTCTTCTCGGCGGTCTCCCCGATCGTGACGTGGGCGCCGCCCCTGACGACGGCGACGACCTGCTCACGGGCGAGTGGCCCGTGGCCAAGGAGGACTGTTTCCGGCATGGCCCCATTGGACATCGGGCCGCGGCCGGGCATCATCGACGATCGAGTGGTTATGTCTGGGATACCAGACGCAAGGAGGCGAGATGGGTGCCAGCACGGACGTGCCCGCGCTCAAGCGGGGCCTGGCGATCCTGCGCGCGCTGGCCGGGCGGGCGGGCCCGGTGACCGCCGCCGCGATCGCGCGCGAACTGGGGCTCCCCCGGTCGACGACCTACCACCTGCTCGGCGAACTGGAGGCGGCCGGTTTCGTCGTCCACCTCGCCGCCGAACGCCGGTACGGCCTCGGCATCGCCGCGTTCGAACTCGGCTCCGCGTACCTGCGCCACGACCCGTTGGAACGGCTCGCCGGTCCGTTGCTGCGCAAGCTCGTCGACCGGGCCGGGCACACCGCGCACCTCGGCGTGCTGCACGGCAACGAGTCGCTGTACCTGATCAAGGAGCGCCCCGCGCGCCCGGAAACGCTGGTCACCGACGTCGGGGTGCGGTTACCCGCGCACCTCACCGCGTCGGGCCGGGCCATGCTGGCGCACCTGCCCGCCGCGCACGTGCGCGCGCTGTTCCCGTCCGCGGCCACCTTCGTCACCCGGACCGACCGGGGCCCGCGCGGGCTCGCCGCGCTCCGGTACACCCTCAACGCCGAGCGCAGGCTGGGCTGGGCCGTCGAGGACGGGCACGTCACGCCGGGGTTCGCCTCGGTCGCGCACCCGGTGTTCGACCACGGCGGGCGGCCGATGGCCGCGATCAGCGTGACGATCCGCCACCACTGCCCCACCGAACCGGAGGTGTGCGGGCAGACCTGGCCGGACCTCGCCGACCAGGCACGCGCCGCGGCCGCGGAGCTGACGCTGCGGATCGGCGGTCAGCCCGGCTGACCCACCCGGAGTGGCCTGCTCGATTCGTGGAGGTGTTTCAGCACTTCATAATACGAACGGATCGCACTCGTTTCGTAGTATGAAATACCGTGTTCGCGGCAGAAATCGCGGACCACGTGCTGCGCGTGCTTGAGGTTGCACCGCGGCATGCTGGGGAAAAGGTGGTGTTCGATCTGGTAGTTCAACCCGCCGAGCAGGAAGTCGGCGATCACCCCGCCGCGAATGTTGCGTGAGGTAAGTACTTGACGGCGCAGGAAGTCGATTTTCTCTTCCCGCGCGAAAATCGGCATGCCCTTGTGGTTGGGCGCGAATGAACATCCCATGTAGAAACCGAAAACGGCCTGCTGCACGGCCAGGAACGCGAGCGCCTTCATCGGCGACAACAGCAGGAACGCGGTGCCGACCACGGTCACGACGTGGATCGCGAGCAGGACCACTTCCAGCCACTTCGCCTTGGTGACCTTGCCGCGCACCAGCGCTTCCACGCTCGACGCGTGCAGGTTCAGGCCTTCGAGCAGGAGCAGCGGGAAGAACAGGATCGCCTGGTAGCGCGTGACGAACCGGCTGACCCAGTTGCGCGGCATGTGATGCGCCTGCTCTTCGCTGAACACGAGCACCTCGACGCTGATGTCGGGGTCGAGCTCCTCCTGGTTCGGGTGCGCGTGGTGCCTGGTGTGCTTGTCGATCCACCAGCCCCAGCTCAGCCCGACGAACAGGTTGCCGAACACGAGGCCGATCACCGAGCTCGACTTGCGCGAGGTGAAGATCTGGCGGTGGCCCGCGTCGTGCCCGATCATCGCGACCTGGGTGAACATGAACCCGAGGAAGGCCGCGACCAGCAGCTGCCACCACGAGTCGCCGACGAGGAACAGTGCCGCCCAGCCCGCCGCGAACGCCAGCAAGGTCAAGGTCATCTTCGCGAAGTAGTACCCGTAGCGCCGTTCGAGGAGCCCCGACTGGCGCATCAACTTCATCAGGTGGGTGTAGTCACCGCGCACGGTGACGCCTGTCGCGTCCGACAAGGACACTCCTTTGTAGACACTGGTACTCGGAAGCCGTGGTGGGTCGAACGCTCAGCGGGGTTCGGGTGGTACGACGAGGCCCGGCCACGACACTGCGTGACCGGGCCCGTCGAAAGGATCAGATGACGCTGACACCGGAGGCCTGCGGCCCCTTGTTGCCCTGCGTGACCTCGTACTGCACGCGCTGGTTCTCCTCGAGGCTCTTGAAGCCGGTGCCCTGGATTTCCGAGTAGTGCACGAAAACGTCGTTGCTGCCGTCCTCGGGCGCGATGAAGCCGAAGCCCTTCTCGGCGTTGAACCACTTAACGGTGCCCTGTGCCATGGTGTTCTCTCCTCAACAGCTTTCTTCCGAAATCGGCAACGCTGCCGCGATGCCAGGCCGGCCGCACCACGGGGCTTTGTCCGTCAGGAAACCGGAGAAAAGACACGCGCACAGTGTGTATTGCGCACAGAGCATTTGCGAGCGTGCCAACACGAACACAAAAACTTCCGACCGGCACCAGTCAACCACAGGTCATCGGAAAGGGATAGAGCGCGCCCGGGTCAGGATCCGATTTCCGCCTCGTGGGGTCCGCGCGCGCCGGTCAAGCCCAGCATGGCGAGCAGTTCCGCGCACTCGGCGGCGTCGGCGGCGTGCCCGGCGACGGTGATCATGGCTCTGTCGTGCTGCTGGTCGAGCCTGGCCGCTTCCTCGGCCTTGATGCCCGCCATCCGTCCGGTGTGCTCGATCTCCTGGGTGTGGCCGCCGTGCCTTGCCAAGGTCATCTGGCACCTGCTTCCGGCCCCGTGCCGCCCGTCCGAGCGCCGGCGGAGCCTCGAAGGGGATCCACACCCGGCTGCGGTGGCGCGGAGGTGGACCGCCGGCGGACGACGTTGAACCTCCGCGCGGCACCATCAGCATGACACCTCACCCGCGGTCACCGACCCCGGGCGTGAAAAACCGGTTGCGCACCCGGCTACGATGCCACTGTCCGTAGTCATCGGCCGAGAATCCGGAGGTTCCCATGAGGTACGTCGCCAGCACCTTCGCGACCGCTACCCCTGCGAACCACAGGACCTCTCGTGACCAACTCACCGGGCGTCGCCGATGACGCCAGGAAACGACTACTCCCCGATCTGACCCCGTGGCGGGAGTCCCCCGGCTTCCGCCGCCTCTGGTGGTCCGGCGGGATCAGCGGGCTTGGCTCCGTCTTCGCGCTTGTCGCCTTGCCGCTGCAGATCAAGGAACTCACCGGCTCGCCGTTCGCGGTCGGCGCGATCGGGATCGCCGAGCTCGTGCCGACCATCGTGTTCGCGCTCTACGGCGGCGCGCTCGCCGACGCCGTCGACCGGCGGAAGATGGCGCTGGGCACCGAACTCGCGCTCGGTGTCCTGTCGCTGCTCCTGCTGGCGAACTCACTTCTCGACCGGCCGATGCTGTGGCCGCTGTACGCCGTCGCCGCCTGCGTGGCCGCGTTGCAAGGTCTGCAACAGCCATCGATGGAGGCGATGCTGCCGAGGCTGGTGCACCCCGACCAGCTGACCGCGGCGATCGCGCTCTCGTCGATGCGCATGACGGCGGCCGTCCTCATCGGACCGGCCGCGGCGGGCTTCGTCGTCGCGGGCGCCGGCATCCCGGTGTCCTACGGCGTCGACGTGGCGAGCTTCGCGATCTCGGCGCTGCTGCTGACCGGGATACGACCGCTGCCACCCGCCGGTGACGTCGAAAAGGCTTCGCTGCGCGGTATCGGCGAAGGCATCCGGTACGCGCTGCGCAGGCGCGAGCTGCTCGGCAGCTACTGCACCGACATGGCGGCGACGCTGCTGGCGCTGCCGATCGCGCTCTACC is part of the Amycolatopsis sp. CA-230715 genome and encodes:
- a CDS encoding IclR family transcriptional regulator, translating into MGASTDVPALKRGLAILRALAGRAGPVTAAAIARELGLPRSTTYHLLGELEAAGFVVHLAAERRYGLGIAAFELGSAYLRHDPLERLAGPLLRKLVDRAGHTAHLGVLHGNESLYLIKERPARPETLVTDVGVRLPAHLTASGRAMLAHLPAAHVRALFPSAATFVTRTDRGPRGLAALRYTLNAERRLGWAVEDGHVTPGFASVAHPVFDHGGRPMAAISVTIRHHCPTEPEVCGQTWPDLADQARAAAAELTLRIGGQPG
- a CDS encoding fatty acid desaturase family protein — translated: MSLSDATGVTVRGDYTHLMKLMRQSGLLERRYGYYFAKMTLTLLAFAAGWAALFLVGDSWWQLLVAAFLGFMFTQVAMIGHDAGHRQIFTSRKSSSVIGLVFGNLFVGLSWGWWIDKHTRHHAHPNQEELDPDISVEVLVFSEEQAHHMPRNWVSRFVTRYQAILFFPLLLLEGLNLHASSVEALVRGKVTKAKWLEVVLLAIHVVTVVGTAFLLLSPMKALAFLAVQQAVFGFYMGCSFAPNHKGMPIFAREEKIDFLRRQVLTSRNIRGGVIADFLLGGLNYQIEHHLFPSMPRCNLKHAQHVVRDFCREHGISYYETSAIRSYYEVLKHLHESSRPLRVGQPG
- a CDS encoding cold-shock protein — its product is MAQGTVKWFNAEKGFGFIAPEDGSNDVFVHYSEIQGTGFKSLEENQRVQYEVTQGNKGPQASGVSVI
- a CDS encoding MFS transporter translates to MTNSPGVADDARKRLLPDLTPWRESPGFRRLWWSGGISGLGSVFALVALPLQIKELTGSPFAVGAIGIAELVPTIVFALYGGALADAVDRRKMALGTELALGVLSLLLLANSLLDRPMLWPLYAVAACVAALQGLQQPSMEAMLPRLVHPDQLTAAIALSSMRMTAAVLIGPAAAGFVVAGAGIPVSYGVDVASFAISALLLTGIRPLPPAGDVEKASLRGIGEGIRYALRRRELLGSYCTDMAATLLALPIALYPFLADELHARWALGLLYSATGVGGLIASLTSGWASRVHHHGRLVLLGSFVLGACMIGVGFAHQLWLVLLLLVVGGMGHFVGDLFRGTLWNGSVPDRLRGRLAGIELLIGASGPQLGDIRAGSVGARFGVRASIWTGGVLCVAVAGTLAATLPSLWRYDARTDPHAAARRAEA